TGGAAGCGCTCGTCGTCGACTCGATCCTCACGGGCGAGGCCGATGAGGAGCTGCCCAGCCGCATCGCCGCTCTCGGCTGGCACGGACACGGCGAGGTCGCCGTGCTGGTCGGCACGACTCCCCCGCAGTTCGACGTCGATCAGGTGCGCCGCACCGCCCGCAAGCTCGCCGTCGACGTGCTCATCGGCGTGCAGGGCTCCCGACTCGTGCTCGTGCTCGGTCGCGCCCGCGTGGCCGGACAGGAAGACGAGGAGGACGAGGACGAACTCGGCTTCCAGGAGATCGCCTCGCGTCTGGAGCCGTCTTTCGGTCCCGGCTATGTCGTCCTGGGACCGGCGGTCGCGGCCCTGGTCGATGCGAGCCAGAGCGCCAGAGCCGCCCTCGCGGGATTCGCCGTGGCACGAGCGTGGCGCAGCGCCCCACGGCCCGTCGATGCCGACGACCTGCTCCCGGAGCGCGCCCTCGCCGGCGATCCGCTCGCCAAGCAGACGCTGATCGAACGCATCTTCCGCCCGCTCCAGGCGCACTCCACCGACCTCGTGACGACCCTGTGGAGCTATCTCGACAACGGACGCTCGCTCGAGGCGACGGCGCGCGAACTCTTCGTGCACCCCAACACCGTGCGCTACCGGCTCAAGCGCGTCAGCGAGGTCATCGGCTGGGATGCCACCGGCCCGCGCGAGGCTCTCATCCTGCAGACCGCGCTGATCCTCGGCTCGATCGGTGCTGCCGAGCAGAGTCGACGCCGGCCGGCCCTCCGACGGCCACCCCGCTGACTTCGCGCGATGGCGCTGTGCGCCACACACAAGGGTTTCTTCGAATCTTGTGATGGATCATCCACCGCTCACGCGCAATCGTTGGCAGACTGTACAGGTGATTGTCGTCGTCTGCCCTGGTCAGGGCTCGCAGACCCCCGGTTTCCTCTCCCCTTGGCTGGAGCTCGACGGCGTGGCTGAACGCCTCGCGGCGTACTCCGAGGCCGCGCAGGTCGATCTGCACCAGCACGGAACGGTGTCGGATGCCGACACGATCCGCGATACGCGCATCGCCCAGCCCCTCATCGTCGCGGCCTCGCTGATCACCGCCGACGCCCTCGCGGCCCGCGGTGCGCGACAGGCCGACGGCGTCGCCGGACACTCGGTCGGCGAGATCGCCGCGCTCGTCTCGAGCGGAGTCATCGATGCGGCGACGGGCATGCGCCTGGTCGGCATCCGCGGTCGCGCGATGGCCGATGCCGCGGCAGAGACCCCTACGGGGATGAGTGCGGTTCTGGGCGGCGACGAGGAGGCGATCCTCGCCCGCCTCGCCGAACTCGACCTTTCCCCCGCCAACTACAACGGCGGCGGTCAGCTCGTCGTCGCCGGCGCACTCCCGGCGCTCGCGGCTCTCGCCGAGGAGCCTGTCAGAGGCACGCGCGTGATTCCGCTCCAGGTCGCCGGCGCCTTCCACACGACCTACATGGCTGCCGCGGTCGCCGCACTGCGCGATGCCGTCGCCGACATCGAACCTGCCGACCCGACGCTCCCGCTGTGGACCAACCGCGACGGCTCCGAGGTGACCGACGGTGCTCAGGCCCTGTCGTATCTGGTCGATCAGGTTTCCTCGCCGGTGCGATGGGACAAGTGCATGGCCTCGTTCGCCGATCGCGGCATCACCGGACTCATCGAACTCGCTCCGGCCGGTGCTCTCACCGGACTCGCGAAGCGCGGGCTGCGCGGCGTGCCGACGGTCGCCGTGAAGACCCCT
The sequence above is drawn from the Candidatus Microbacterium colombiense genome and encodes:
- a CDS encoding helix-turn-helix domain-containing protein codes for the protein MDKTATLTWLRRISGDIASVTIKRLEDTLPWYADMPPARRSAVGLVAQAGITSFIQWYEDPTSTPWIAADIFAAAPRELLRSVSLQQTLQLIRVTVEVTEERVAGRGDDLREAILLYSRDVAFAAADVYARAAEARGLWDARLEALVVDSILTGEADEELPSRIAALGWHGHGEVAVLVGTTPPQFDVDQVRRTARKLAVDVLIGVQGSRLVLVLGRARVAGQEDEEDEDELGFQEIASRLEPSFGPGYVVLGPAVAALVDASQSARAALAGFAVARAWRSAPRPVDADDLLPERALAGDPLAKQTLIERIFRPLQAHSTDLVTTLWSYLDNGRSLEATARELFVHPNTVRYRLKRVSEVIGWDATGPREALILQTALILGSIGAAEQSRRRPALRRPPR
- a CDS encoding ACP S-malonyltransferase; this encodes MIVVVCPGQGSQTPGFLSPWLELDGVAERLAAYSEAAQVDLHQHGTVSDADTIRDTRIAQPLIVAASLITADALAARGARQADGVAGHSVGEIAALVSSGVIDAATGMRLVGIRGRAMADAAAETPTGMSAVLGGDEEAILARLAELDLSPANYNGGGQLVVAGALPALAALAEEPVRGTRVIPLQVAGAFHTTYMAAAVAALRDAVADIEPADPTLPLWTNRDGSEVTDGAQALSYLVDQVSSPVRWDKCMASFADRGITGLIELAPAGALTGLAKRGLRGVPTVAVKTPEDLDAAVALLNGEAA